The genomic window ATGTTCCAGCCATTGCTGAAGTCATGGCCGTAATCGATCCGAGCGTAGGCAGCCTTGGTAATCTCGGTCACTTCCGAAATATCACCGGGCAGGAAGACGCCATCGACCGCGCCTTCGCGGCCGCGGATACCATAGTTGCCGAACTCGGGGGTCTGGCTGAACGTCGCCAGTTCTTCAAACTCGCGGTCAACCTGACCGGACAGGTAATCCTGAAGGAAGTCATCACCGCCGTAGAAGAAAGTGCCACCTTCGGGCAGAGGAGCCGGCACGCCATCACGCTGGAAGTTGTCGGCAAAGACATTGCGCAATTGGGAGAATTCGGGGAATTCATCCTGATAGGCGCCGCCTGCGATTGCGAACTCTTGACCCGGAAGTCCGGTAAAGAAACGGCCCGGTTGGAAGCCACCGGTTGCCGCGCAACCCGGACCAGCGTTCCAAGGCGCACAGCCTGCACGGCCAGCCCAAGGCGCGGACAAGTTGCCCCACGTGCTAAAGTTGGTGTTGCGGGTCGTGCGATCACGTTCAGCCCAGCGCGCACCAAAACGCGCCGCTTTGAAGAAGCCATCGTCGCTGATGTCATATTCAGCATCGAAACGCAGACTGTCGAGATCACCCTCATTGCGCTCCGCGCTGTCGAGGCCGAACCAGTAGTACTGGTAGAAACCACTGGTGAAATAATCGTCTGGCGACCCTTGCGGCGCAAGGAACTGTACCTGAGGCACGGTGCCGCTCGCATCAATCGAGACATCCGCCCAGGTGTTCATCGCCCCGATGATGGAATCGCGACGCAGGTCAGACGAAATGGTCTGCGCCTCGAAGTTCACGCGGAAGCGATCGGTGACGTTCCATTTGACGTCAAACGAGAAATCCTCGGTCACCGCTTGGGTGGCACGCTGGAAGCGCAGGGCCTCCAACGGGATACCACCGCGGCCAAATGGCGTTGCATAGGCATCGCCCACACGCTGCGTCAGAGTGCCGCTTTGGAAGAAGCCATTCTCATCGTAAGTGAAATCCGACCCGGCACGAGCGGTCGGGTTGAGCGCATTGTCATTGACCAGCGAGACGAGCGAATATTCATCCGTCGCAAAGGTCGTCTCTGCACGAAGCCACTCAAATGTTGCGATAAAGTCGCCGGTGGGATCTTCATATTGCATCACCGCTGACCACGCCTCGCGGTCACGGTCGAGATTGGTGGTACGCACACCTGCCCCGCGCGGGACAAGGACTGATCCTGCTGGCGGGAAATTGCCTTCGTCAGCGAGGATCGGGCCAAAGAAGCCGCCCGAGTTCACATCTTGAGCGCGGAAACATCCGCCGCTTAGGTCAGGATCGCGATAACATGGATCGGTGATCTGGCTCGCGTCAGTGCGGCTCTTCAATTCCGATTGCGCATAGGCAAGTTGGAAGCCCAAAGACCCAGCTTCGCTTTCCCAAACTGTCGAACCAAGCAGCGAGAACTCTGGCGAAGTGCTGCCGCGGAAGTCGCCGTAGTTGACCCCGACGGTGCCCGCAATCTTCGTGCCGCCCGTGTCGAGAGGCTTGCGCGTTACAAGGTTGACCGTACCCGAAGCGCCGCCTTCGATCATGTCAGCGGTCACGTTCTTGAACACCTCGACGCGCCCAAGCAGCTCAGGCGACACGTCGTTAAAGCTAAGCACGCGGCCACCGTTCGCCGAGAAGATGTCACGGCCATTCAGTTGCGAGCGCGCATAGGGAAGACCGCGGATGATAACGCCCGTACCCTCAACCGAGAAACGGTCGGGGTCAGTGGTCTTTTCAAACCGGCCAATGGTGATGCCCGGAATACGCTGGAGCGTTTCAGCAACCGAACGGTCAGGCAACGCGCCAATGTCTTCTGCGGTAATAACATCGACGAAAGTGTCAGCGTTCTCTTTGATGTTCTGCGCGCTTTCGAGCGATGCGCGGAAGCCATCAACAAAAATAACGTTCTCTTCGCTGGTCGCTTCTTCAGCGGGCGCTCCTGCTTCATTGTCCTGCGCAAATGCCGGGGCGGCAATCGCCATGGACAAAGCGAGCCCTGAAGCGGTGGTCAATGCAGAAATGCGCCGCGAAGGCGCAATTGGAGATGCTTTCATCTTACCCTGATCCCTTCCCAATGGATGCCGACACTCTTCTCTTGGCTCGGCTTGGACAATCGCCTAGCGCAAATTGAGAGCGTTCTCAAGACTTGCAATATTCTGTTCACATTGCATTGTGGCATCCAAGCAACAGCGACGCCCGTAGCTCAGCCTGCAAATGGGCAAAAATCGGGGAGTTCGGGAGGGAAAATGAGTATCAAGCGGATCGTAATTGTCGGCGGCGGAACAGCGGGTTGGATGGCTGCAGCAGCCATGTCGCGCCTCAAATTTGGCCGCACCCTCGATATTACCCTGGTCGAATCAGAGGCAATCGGAACCGTCGGCGTGGGCGAAGCAACGATCCCGCCTTTTGTAGATTTCAACGATTTGCTGGGGATTGACGAAGCTGAAATGCTGGCCTCAATCCAGGGCACTTTCAAGCTGGGTATTCAGTTTGAAAACTGGGGTAATCTTGGCGACAGCTATATCCACCCCTTCGGCGCCTATGGCTATGCGATGGGCGGGATTGCGTTCCATCATGTCTGGCACAAGATGGCGCAAGGCGGGGACAAACGCCCGATCCAGGCGTTCAATCTGGAAACCATGGCAGCCTATTTCGGCAAGTTTGCAAGGACGCAGGACTATCAGCGCGAAGACCTGCCCCCGATGAATTATGCCTATCACATTGACGCAGGAAAATACGCCGCTTTCTTGCGCAAATATGCAGAAACGCGCGGCGTTGTGCGCGAAGAAGGCAAAGTGTCTGATGTAGCGCAAAACCCTGAGACGGGTTTCATCACAAGCGTCACTTTGGATGATGGGCGCACTCTAGAAGGCGATCTGTTCGTCGATTGCTCGGGTTTCCGTGGGCTTTTGATCGAACAAACGCTTGGAACAGGCTATGAGGATTGGACCCACTGGCTCCCCTGCAACCGCGCGGTAGCCTTGCCGTGCCTGCGCGAAGATGGAAGCCCGCCCCCGCCCTTTACCAGAGCAACCGCGCACAGTGCTGGCTGGCAATGGCAGGTCCCTTTGCAACACCGCAACGGCAATGGCCACGTCTATTGCAGCGCGTATATGGAAGATCAGGAAGCGCTTGATATTCTTCTGGGAAATATCGCCGGCAAGCCTCAGGCAGACCCCAATTTTCTGCGCTTTGTGACCGGTCGCCGCAAAAAATTCTGGAATAAGAATGTGGTCGCCTTGGGGCTGGCTGCTGGCTTTATGGAGCCGCTCGAATCAACCTCAATCCACCTCATCAACACCGGCATCGACAAGTTTTTGTCCTTGCTATCGCTTGAAGGGATCACACAGGCACAGCAGGATACGTTCAACCGCCTGACAGGCCGGGAATATGCGCGCATCCGCGACTTCCTCATCCTTCACTACAACGCGACCCAGCGCACCGATTCAGACTTCTGGAATTATGTGCGCACGATGGACGTGCCCGACACCCTCACCGAGAAGGTCGAGATTTTCAAAGCCAATGGGCAAATCTTCCGTGAGGAAGACGAGCTGTTCACCGACACATCCTGGGCTGCGGTGATGATGGGACAAGGCATCAAGATGG from Erythrobacter sp. SCSIO 43205 includes these protein-coding regions:
- a CDS encoding TonB-dependent receptor: MKASPIAPSRRISALTTASGLALSMAIAAPAFAQDNEAGAPAEEATSEENVIFVDGFRASLESAQNIKENADTFVDVITAEDIGALPDRSVAETLQRIPGITIGRFEKTTDPDRFSVEGTGVIIRGLPYARSQLNGRDIFSANGGRVLSFNDVSPELLGRVEVFKNVTADMIEGGASGTVNLVTRKPLDTGGTKIAGTVGVNYGDFRGSTSPEFSLLGSTVWESEAGSLGFQLAYAQSELKSRTDASQITDPCYRDPDLSGGCFRAQDVNSGGFFGPILADEGNFPPAGSVLVPRGAGVRTTNLDRDREAWSAVMQYEDPTGDFIATFEWLRAETTFATDEYSLVSLVNDNALNPTARAGSDFTYDENGFFQSGTLTQRVGDAYATPFGRGGIPLEALRFQRATQAVTEDFSFDVKWNVTDRFRVNFEAQTISSDLRRDSIIGAMNTWADVSIDASGTVPQVQFLAPQGSPDDYFTSGFYQYYWFGLDSAERNEGDLDSLRFDAEYDISDDGFFKAARFGARWAERDRTTRNTNFSTWGNLSAPWAGRAGCAPWNAGPGCAATGGFQPGRFFTGLPGQEFAIAGGAYQDEFPEFSQLRNVFADNFQRDGVPAPLPEGGTFFYGGDDFLQDYLSGQVDREFEELATFSQTPEFGNYGIRGREGAVDGVFLPGDISEVTEITKAAYARIDYGHDFSNGWNIEGNFGLRYVETEVRRVGGIQLPDPSRFDGPQIATSNNDGVVTQDEVLAFCDPTELQNLRRSGQGSQRGFCELSPDLLSQFVSAHTGEVIVDNEPITFNHWLPSFNAKLDVGDGLLFRAAVSRNIDRPDLQFYRSSGGLGDLTDSLISIDGDGLVTEVRSGPLFGLQTGNRNLLPVSIWNYDLSAEWYFNAVGSITATVFAKDVKGFIDREFTTVSYPTQTAGNLDVQVDGPANTQDGWLTGFEFAWQQTFDFLPGPLDGLGMAATYTYVDAGDFSNPLLAAAGQSSVTSASGELNAGPFVADQPLAGVSKHAVNATIFYEKYGFSARAAYNWRSAFLITVRDDIYPFSPIWQEATGQLDASLFYDVTDNIKVGVQGVNLLDEVTETSQVVDYTGNRVTRSAFRNDRRYTFLVRFDF
- a CDS encoding tryptophan halogenase family protein; amino-acid sequence: MSIKRIVIVGGGTAGWMAAAAMSRLKFGRTLDITLVESEAIGTVGVGEATIPPFVDFNDLLGIDEAEMLASIQGTFKLGIQFENWGNLGDSYIHPFGAYGYAMGGIAFHHVWHKMAQGGDKRPIQAFNLETMAAYFGKFARTQDYQREDLPPMNYAYHIDAGKYAAFLRKYAETRGVVREEGKVSDVAQNPETGFITSVTLDDGRTLEGDLFVDCSGFRGLLIEQTLGTGYEDWTHWLPCNRAVALPCLREDGSPPPPFTRATAHSAGWQWQVPLQHRNGNGHVYCSAYMEDQEALDILLGNIAGKPQADPNFLRFVTGRRKKFWNKNVVALGLAAGFMEPLESTSIHLINTGIDKFLSLLSLEGITQAQQDTFNRLTGREYARIRDFLILHYNATQRTDSDFWNYVRTMDVPDTLTEKVEIFKANGQIFREEDELFTDTSWAAVMMGQGIKMGGHNPMAESIDGPEARKEIDEMERSIRFLVQQMPGHGDYLSRYCPAEAA